A region of the Pseudomonas silesiensis genome:
TTGGTGCGCACACTCATCTGCCGGATGTACTCATCGATCCCGCCCTGGGCCATCCCCACGATCAAGGCCGAAACGGCACCGAAGAAGATCTGGTTGAACGGGTACAGGTAGTTCGCCGGACGTTCGCTGTAGGTGTACTGGATCAGGCTGTGGGCGCGGTGATACGGCACGAACGCATGCTTGATCACCAGGCTCTTGCTGCCGGTGCCGGCCAGGCCGAAGGTGTGCCAATCGTCTTCAATGACCCATGCGGAGCTGGGCACCAGCATCGACATGCGATCGATCACCTGACCGCTGGCATCACGCCGCAGGCCACCGAGAAACGCCCATTTGCCATGATCGCAACCGCTGGAAGTTTTCCACGTGCCGCTGATGTTGAAGCCACCCTCGACCTCTTCGACCTTGCCGAATGGCGGGTAGGACGAGGCCGTGATCACGGCATTGTCTGCACCCCAGGCATCCAGGCACGCCTGCTCTGGCAACGAACCGTATTCCCACTGGTGGATACCCAGAATCATCATGTTCCAGGCGCTGCTGCAGCAGCCACGACCCAACTCCATCAGGACTTTGTAGAACACCGCGGGCGCCATCTCCCAGCCGCCATATTCCTTGGGCTGGAGGATCTTGAAGAAGCCGGCGTCGACGAACGCCTCGATGGTCTGGCTGGACACCATCCGGTTCTTTTCCACTGACTCGGCTTTATCCATCAGCATTGGAAGCAACCCACGGGCGCGTTCGAGCAATTGCGCTTCGGTTGGAATCGCCTGGGCATCCACAGTCTGGGTTGGCTTGACGAAGTTGTTCATAGGTCTGTGATCTCTGGTTTATTGTTTTTGTCTACAGGTCGAAAGCCGCCAGGGCTTCACTTGAGCGCAGCGAACCTGCTGTTGAAATACACCAAGGGGCCGTCCTGCTCTTGCAGGCCGCGGACACCGACGACTTCTCCGATAAACATGTCGTGGGTGCTGGCCGGGATGACCTGCTCCAACCGGCACTCGAAACTCACCAGCGCGTCTTCGAGCAAAGGCACGCCGGTGACTCCCGACTCCCAGCAGCCTTCTGCAAAGCGCTCCTCGCCGCTGACCCCTTCGATCATTCCGGCAAAGCGTTTGGCAATGAACTCCTGGTCATGGGCCAGCACATTGATGCTGAAAGCGCCGGCGCGCTGAATCACTTCGTGCGCCCGGACATTACGGTTCACGCAGATCAGCAACCGCGGCGGGTCGGCAGTGATCGAACACACAGCCGTCGCCGTCAGTCCGGCTCTCTCGCTGTCACTGCCGCTGGCGATCACCACACAGGCCCCGGCCAGATGGCGCATGCCCTTACAGAAATCAGCGGTGGCCACCGTTGGCGGAATCACTGCTGGCGTACTACTTGATTGAATGGCGTTTAACATCTGGAAAACCTCACTGTGTCGCAGGCGCGGGTGGCCCACAGGCGTGATTGCTGCATGACCAGGCCGGCAGCCCGCCGCGGATCAGAGAACGATGTTGCGTTTGTGACCCCAGTCGCTCATTTTGTTGAACGCCTTCACTTCCCAATGCCGGTCGTCGATGACGACCCCGCCCCAACCCATTTCGAAGTTGAACCCCGAAGGGGTCTGGGCATAGAAAGAAAAGGTCCTGTCGTTCGGGTGATGACCGAGTTCGAGAATGATCGGGATGCCCGCCTTGATGCAGCGGTCGTAGGCCAGGCCGACGTCGTCCATGTTCTGCACCTGGACCATGAAGTGGTTGAGCACCTTGGGGCTGGGCGCCTGTGCCGTGGCGATGGAATGGTGACGGCCCGTTGCGGTGTGGAAGAACGTGGCGTCCACCACGATGCCCGGTTGCACTTCCTCACGGATGTAATCGCTGACTCGCAGCTTCAACACATCCTGGTAAAAGCTCACGGTTTGCGGCCCGTTCTTGGCGAACGGCAGGAGATGGCCGATGCCCAGATCGCCGGTGACAAAGCTGCCCTTGAGCACTTTCGAACGAAACGCGTCGTTCAGGCCTGCTTCGCTGTGGCCGAAGAAAAACTCGTGAGTGAAACCGTTCGGGTCCTCGACGCTGTACGCCTTCTCTACCTTGCGTCGCTGCAGCATCTCCCTGGACAGCACTTCGACCGGAACCTCTTTTTCACGCAGCTCGCGGACATAACTCTCAAGTTCCTGTTCGCTGCGAAATTGCCAGCCCGCCACCAGGATGTCGTCGATCGGATTCTTTTCCAGGAAGAATCGCTGGGCGTATTCATCCATGCGCAAGGTCAACCCCTGCTCATCGCGATGGGCCACTTGCATGCCGATGATGTCGGTGGCCAGCCATTGCCACTTATCAAGGT
Encoded here:
- a CDS encoding acyl-CoA dehydrogenase family protein, with the translated sequence MNNFVKPTQTVDAQAIPTEAQLLERARGLLPMLMDKAESVEKNRMVSSQTIEAFVDAGFFKILQPKEYGGWEMAPAVFYKVLMELGRGCCSSAWNMMILGIHQWEYGSLPEQACLDAWGADNAVITASSYPPFGKVEEVEGGFNISGTWKTSSGCDHGKWAFLGGLRRDASGQVIDRMSMLVPSSAWVIEDDWHTFGLAGTGSKSLVIKHAFVPYHRAHSLIQYTYSERPANYLYPFNQIFFGAVSALIVGMAQGGIDEYIRQMSVRTNTTDGAGAALSPYVKDRLGNAVVRVRSARARLLQMLAESSEYVERRELVPAFDRVHYMLDIARVGRDCEEAVMLLFKATSARGIYLNNPLQRILRDVIAASNHITQNADDTAGMLGAYLLGQQLPPMLFGLDPVSLND
- a CDS encoding flavin reductase family protein — encoded protein: MLNAIQSSSTPAVIPPTVATADFCKGMRHLAGACVVIASGSDSERAGLTATAVCSITADPPRLLICVNRNVRAHEVIQRAGAFSINVLAHDQEFIAKRFAGMIEGVSGEERFAEGCWESGVTGVPLLEDALVSFECRLEQVIPASTHDMFIGEVVGVRGLQEQDGPLVYFNSRFAALK
- a CDS encoding VOC family protein; amino-acid sequence: MAEIHSLAYAGFGVSDLDKWQWLATDIIGMQVAHRDEQGLTLRMDEYAQRFFLEKNPIDDILVAGWQFRSEQELESYVRELREKEVPVEVLSREMLQRRKVEKAYSVEDPNGFTHEFFFGHSEAGLNDAFRSKVLKGSFVTGDLGIGHLLPFAKNGPQTVSFYQDVLKLRVSDYIREEVQPGIVVDATFFHTATGRHHSIATAQAPSPKVLNHFMVQVQNMDDVGLAYDRCIKAGIPIILELGHHPNDRTFSFYAQTPSGFNFEMGWGGVVIDDRHWEVKAFNKMSDWGHKRNIVL